DNA from Candidatus Dadabacteria bacterium:
CGCCGAGGGCGAAACGATCACCGTCTACCCGATCAAGGCGTTTCCTGTGATAAAGGATCTCGTAACTGACGTGTCGTGGAACTACGAGGTAAGCAAGAAGATTCCTCCGTTTACCCCCGCAGAAGATATCGAGTGGATCATGTACCAGGAGGACGTGGAGAGGGGACAGGAATTCCGAAAATGCATAGAGTGCTTTCTATGCCAGAATGTCTGTCACATACTTCGCGACCACAACCGAAAAGACGCGTTTGCGGGGCCGAGGTTCATGATAAAGATCGCCGAGCGGGAGATGCATCCTCTGGATGTGCTTGACAGGAGGGAGTTTGCGCGCGAGGAAGCGGGGGTCGGCTTCTGCAACATCACGAAGTGCTGCACGGAAGTGTGCCCCGAGGACATACACATAACGGATAACGGAATCATTCCGCTTAAGGAGAGGGTGGTTGACAAGTATTATGATCCGCTTTCCTGGCTTTTGAGGAAGATCAAGGGGAAATAGGAGAGGGCACCAGATTGAACGTACACGAATACCAGGCCAAGAAGCTTCTCTCAGATTTCGGAGTCAGGGTCCCGGGGGGACAGGTGGTTTTCAGCGCGGATGAGGTGTCGGAGGTGCTTGATGCCCTCAACTCGGCAAAATACGTGGTAAAAGCCCAGATTCACGCCGGCGGCCGGGGCAAGGGAGGCGGAATAAAGGTAGTTGACAATTCCCACGACGCTATGGAGGCTGCGGATGAGATAATCGGGATGAGCCTGGTCACCCACCAGACGGGCCCCGAGGGCAAGACCGTTGGAAGCGTTCTTATCGAGGAAGCCTCCAGTATAGAAAAGGAGTTCTATCTCGGCATGGTTATTGACCGCTCCCGGGAAAAAGTGGTCGTTATGGGAAGCCCTGAAGGCGGGGTTGAGATCGAGGAAGTGGCGGCCAAATCTCCTGAGAAGATAATCAAGGAGCACGTCGATATCTCTCTTGGCATTCAGCCCTACCAGTGCAGGAAAATCGCTTACTTCATGGGTCTTGAGGGTGGTGCCGTGAGGCAGGCGGTATCGTTTATCTCATCCCTTTACCGGGTATTCATTGAAAAGGATTGCTCCCTGGCGGAGATAAACCCGCTTGTTCTTACCTCAGATGGGAACATAGTGGCACTCGACGCGAAGATTAACTTCGATGATAACGCACTTTTCCGCCACCGTGACATTGCGGGGCTTAGGGACAGGGATGAAGAGGACCCGCTTGAACTTGAGGCAAGCGATGCGGGGATAAGCTTTGTCAAGCTTGACGGAAACATAGGGTGTCTTGTTAACGGCGCGGGGCTTG
Protein-coding regions in this window:
- a CDS encoding succinate dehydrogenase/fumarate reductase iron-sulfur subunit; its protein translation is MSVAKLRVFRGDSQGGEEKEYEVPVDEGMVVLDALFYIQANYDGDLAIRWNCKAAKCGSCSTEINGKPKLACKTRMDSFAEGETITVYPIKAFPVIKDLVTDVSWNYEVSKKIPPFTPAEDIEWIMYQEDVERGQEFRKCIECFLCQNVCHILRDHNRKDAFAGPRFMIKIAEREMHPLDVLDRREFAREEAGVGFCNITKCCTEVCPEDIHITDNGIIPLKERVVDKYYDPLSWLLRKIKGK
- the sucC gene encoding ADP-forming succinate--CoA ligase subunit beta, with the translated sequence MNVHEYQAKKLLSDFGVRVPGGQVVFSADEVSEVLDALNSAKYVVKAQIHAGGRGKGGGIKVVDNSHDAMEAADEIIGMSLVTHQTGPEGKTVGSVLIEEASSIEKEFYLGMVIDRSREKVVVMGSPEGGVEIEEVAAKSPEKIIKEHVDISLGIQPYQCRKIAYFMGLEGGAVRQAVSFISSLYRVFIEKDCSLAEINPLVLTSDGNIVALDAKINFDDNALFRHRDIAGLRDRDEEDPLELEASDAGISFVKLDGNIGCLVNGAGLAMATMDIIKHHGGEPANFLDVGGGATTEQVTKAFKMILSDENVKAIFVNIFGGIMKCDTIADGIVEAAGEVGINVPLVVRLEGTNVEAGREILSNSGLDIETGADMKEAASKVVEAAKAS